One genomic window of Anaplasma centrale str. Israel includes the following:
- a CDS encoding P44/Msp2 family outer membrane protein codes for MNYRELFTGGLSAATVCACSLLVSGPVVASPMGHESVSEGSGVMGGSFYVSTAYSPAFPSVTSFDIRESGKETSYVKGYDKSIATIDVSAHENFSRSSYSFAFSKNLLTSFDGAVGYSLGGARVELEASYRRFATLADGQYAKSGAEALAAVSREAALTATNYFVVKVDEIINTSVMLNGCYDVLHTDLPVSPYVCAGIGASFVDISKQVTAKLAYRGKVGISYQFTPEISLVAGGFYHGLFDESYKDIPAHNSVNFPGEAKASIKAHVADYGFNLGARFLFN; via the coding sequence ATGAATTACAGAGAATTGTTTACAGGGGGCCTGTCAGCAGCCACAGTCTGCGCTTGCTCCCTACTTGTCAGTGGGCCTGTAGTAGCGTCTCCCATGGGGCATGAATCTGTGTCCGAAGGGAGCGGAGTTATGGGTGGTAGCTTTTATGTGAGCACAGCTTACAGCCCAGCGTTTCCCTCTGTTACCTCGTTCGACATACGCGAGTCAGGTAAAGAGACTTCCTACGTCAAGGGCTACGACAAGAGCATCGCAACAATTGATGTGAGTGCGCATGAAAACTTTTCTAGATCTAGCTACTCCTTTGCGTTCTCTAAAAACTTACTTACGTCTTTTGATGGTGCTGTGGGATACTCCCTAGGGGGGGCCAGAGTAGAGCTGGAAGCGAGCTACAGAAGATTTGCCACCTTGGCGGACGGACAGTATGCGAAAAGTGGTGCGGAAGCTTTGGCTGCCGTTAGCCGCGAAGCTGCGCTCACTGCAACCAATTACTTTGTGGTCAAGGTGGACGAAATTATAAACACTTCAGTCATGCTAAATGGTTGTTATGACGTGTTGCACACGGATTTGCCTGTGTCTCCGTACGTGTGCGCTGGGATAGGTGCAAGCTTTGTTGACATATCTAAGCAAGTAACCGCAAAACTAGCCTACAGAGGTAAGGTGGGAATAAGCTACCAGTTCACTCCAGAGATATCCCTGGTGGCAGGTGGGTTCTACCATGGACTTTTCGACGAATCTTATAAGGACATCCCGGCACACAATAGCGTGAATTTTCCCGGAGAAGCGAAAGCCTCAATCAAGGCGCACGTTGCTGATTACGGCTTTAACCTCGGGGCAAGATTCTTGTTCAACTAG